DNA sequence from the Caulobacter segnis genome:
AGAAGAAGGCTCCGCGCTACACCCCCGTGTCGCGCCGCCAGGACCGTCCGGACGCCATCGCCTGGTTCCTGCGTCACCACCCCGAGGTGACCGACGCCCAGATCTCGAAGATCCTGGGCACCACCAAGGCCACGATCGAGCAGGTCCGCGCCCGCACGCACTGGAACGCCGCCAACATCAAGCCGATCGATCCGGTGACCCTGGGCCTGGTCGGCCAGCTGGAGCTGGACGCCCTGGTCAAGAAGGCCGCCGAGAAGAAGGCCAAGGACGACCTGAAGAAGGGCATCGTTCCGGAAGATCCGACCCTGCGCCCTGCTTCGGAAGCCGGTCAGTTCGAGCCGGAAGTCGAGGAAGAAGAAGATTTCCGCGCCCCGCGCGGCGACATCAAGGCCGAGGACGTGTTCGGCAAGTCGTCTGGCTATGTCGACGAGGAAGACGAGGACTAGTCCTCGGCTCCAGCGCCTGAAAAAGCAGAGGCCCCGCTCCTTGCCGGAACGGGGCCTCTCGTTTTTCGGCTGCTAATAGCA
Encoded proteins:
- a CDS encoding DUF1013 domain-containing protein; this encodes MSDILMPKATAVWLVDNTSLSFEQIADFCGLHPLEVRGIADGEVARDIRGADPIGNGQLTREELDRAQANPDYRMKAQVSRHAELLKPQKKAPRYTPVSRRQDRPDAIAWFLRHHPEVTDAQISKILGTTKATIEQVRARTHWNAANIKPIDPVTLGLVGQLELDALVKKAAEKKAKDDLKKGIVPEDPTLRPASEAGQFEPEVEEEEDFRAPRGDIKAEDVFGKSSGYVDEEDED